In Luteolibacter arcticus, one genomic interval encodes:
- a CDS encoding SEC-C metal-binding domain-containing protein: MKRGERIVRGEKELHERLGRNDPCPCGSPRRFQELLHADGPLRWLAARRLLLGSESSPGAA; encoded by the coding sequence GTGAAGCGCGGAGAGCGGATCGTTCGCGGGGAGAAAGAACTCCACGAACGGCTGGGCAGGAACGATCCCTGCCCGTGTGGGTCACCACGCCGGTTTCAAGAACTGTTGCATGCGGACGGGCCGTTACGATGGCTCGCCGCGCGACGACTACTTTTAGGGAGTGAGTCGTCGCCTGGTGCCGCATGA